One stretch of Mastomys coucha isolate ucsf_1 unplaced genomic scaffold, UCSF_Mcou_1 pScaffold12, whole genome shotgun sequence DNA includes these proteins:
- the Cldn17 gene encoding claudin-17: MAFYPLQIAGLVLGFFGLVGTIGTTLLPQWRVSAFIGSNIIIFERIWEGLWMNCIQQAMVTLQCKFYNSILALPPVLEAARALMCVAVALSLIALIIGICGMKQIQCTGSSERVKAYLLGTSGVLFILTGIFVLIPVSWTANIIIRDFYDPTIHAGQKRELGGALFLGWATAAVLFIGGGLLCGYCCCNRKERWHRHPGPPYRVPQKNTQRNVTVSRKTSTSYV; this comes from the coding sequence atggctttTTATCCCCTTCAGATTGCTGGACTAGTTCTTGGATTCTTCGGTTTGGTTGGGACGATTGGGACAACACTTCTGCCTCAATGGAGAGTGTCAGCTTTCATTGGCAGCAACATTATTATCTTTGAGAGGATCTGGGAAGGGCTTTGGATGAACTGTATCCAGCAAGCTATGGTCACGTTGCAGTGCAAATTCTATAACTCCATATTGGCTCTCCCTCCAGTACTGGAAGCAGCgcgtgcactcatgtgtgtggctgtggctctTTCCTTGATTGCTCTCATTATTGGCATCTGCGGCATGAAACAGATCCAGTGCACCGGCTCCAGTGAGAGGGTCAAAGCCTATTTGCTGGGAACCTCAGGAGTACTCTTTATTCTGACTGGTATCTTCGTTTTGATTCCAGTGTCCTGGACTGCCAATATCATCATCAGAGATTTCTACGACCCAACCATCCATGCAGGGCAGAAACGAGAACTTGGAGGAGCACTCTTCCTTGGCTGGGCGACAGCTGCTGTCCTCTTCATTGGAGGTGGGCTGCTCTGTGGATATTGCTGCTGCAACAGAAAGGAACGGTGGCACAGACACCCAGGTCCTCCATACCGCGTGCCACAAAAGAATACCCAAAGGAACGTTACTGTGTCTAGAAAAACTTCCACCAGTTACGTCTAA